The following are encoded together in the Eptesicus fuscus isolate TK198812 chromosome 16, DD_ASM_mEF_20220401, whole genome shotgun sequence genome:
- the SH2D6 gene encoding SH2 domain-containing protein 6 — protein sequence PRDKLRESKPRLKTPLSPPKCADSPAWRTDVPGPSPLPAPGTQRPRAQEEEEEEEDKYELPPCGALPVNLAPAHLPGTEEDSLYLDHSGPRAPSKSPQPPQPQPQARPRPEMLMAALSLREAVTQGQSSGRRELSAPARVVPGSAKQCEEGIYLECEPRSVPARPQTLSSQVLMPPAPLPRTSAVPRPPMAPQEAQGGAANATSKAGRSSSLSSAAPTGRGSAAEDGSLLGQPWYSGNCDRHAVDSALLRCQKDGAYTVRPSSGPRGSQPLTLAVLLHGRVFNIPIRRLDGGRHYALGREGRSHEERFSSVAAMVQHYMQHPLPLVDRHSGSRQLTCLLFPTKP from the exons GACAAGCTCAGGGAGAGCAAGCCCCG GTTGAAGACACCCCTTTCACCCCCCAAATGTGCAG ACTCTCCGGCTTGGAGAACAGATGTCCCCGGCCCATCTCCTCTGCCGGCCCCAGGGACCCAGAGACCCAGG gcccaggaggaggaggaggaagaggaggataaATATGAGCTGCCTCCCTGTGGGGCTCTGCCCGTGAATCTAGCCCCTGCCCACCTTCCTGGCACCGAGGAGGACTCTTTGTACCTGG ATCACTCTGGCCCCCGGGCCCCGTCCAAGTCTCCGCAGCcaccgcagccccagccccaggcccggccccggcccgagATG CTGATGGCAGCCCTGAGCCTTCGGGAGGCCGTGACGCAGGGCCAGTCCTCTGGGAGGCGAG aGCTGAGTGCACCAGCCCGAGTG GTGCCAGGCTCTGCGAAGCAATGTGAAGAGGGCATCTACCTGGAGTGTGAGCCCCGTTCAG TCCCTGCCCGGCCTCAGACTCTGAGCTCCCAAGTCCTGatgcccccagcccctctgccaaGGACATCGGCAGTGCCCAG GCCCCCCATGGCCCCCCAGGAAGCTCAGGGT GGAGCAGCGAACGCCACCTCCAAAG CAGGAAGGAgctcctctctttcctctgcaGCCCCCACCGGAAGAGGCTCAGCTGCGGAG GACGGCAGCCTGCTGGGTCAGCCGTGGTACTCAGGGAACTGTGACCGTCATGCTGTCGATAGTGCCCTGCTCCGATGCCAAAAG GACGGGGCCTACACCGTGCGCCCCAGCTCGGGACCTCgtggctcccagcccctcaccctcGCAGTGCTGCTCCACGGCCGGGTCTTCAACATTCCCATCCGGCGGCTGGATGGTGGGCGCCACTATGCCCTGGGCCGGGAGGGCAGGAGCCACGAGGAG CGCTTCTCCTCCGTGGCGGCCATGGTCCAGCACTACATgcagcaccccctgcccctcgTGGACAGACACAGTGGCAGCCGGCAACTCACCTGTCTGCTCTTCCCCACCAAGCCCTGA